The Rhipicephalus sanguineus isolate Rsan-2018 chromosome 10, BIME_Rsan_1.4, whole genome shotgun sequence genome segment CATACAAACGCTCATTTGGCATCACGTTTACTGCAGGCTCTCAGGAAGACAAAGCCGTATCAGTCGCGTGCCACTTCGACACCCCGACGTCGTCGTGCTCGTAATGCAGGCCTGCGATCGCGTGACGTCGACGTCGTCGGCGGCGCCTGTCATAGAAGGAGGGCACACACATGTAGGATCCCCGGAGGCGACAGCACAGGTACGGGTATGGGCAGTCCTCGGGCGCCGAGCACGCGTTGAAGAAGAAGCCGCCACTGTTGTACGGCGGGCAAAAGCGGGGCCGCGCTGCGAATAGCAGGCAAAAGCTAGTGTAGTCGGGACCGGGGTTTAAAGAATTCGCAGCTGGTCTAGTTGATAATAGTTCCTGAAAATCTTGAAAGCAGCGCAAGTTGCGACAGGTGCAGCAGGATATTGAAGGACGCAACACATGAGCGCTGCTGTGTGTCCTTCAATCTCCTCCAGTCCGTGTCGTAATTTGCGTTGTTTTCAAAATGTTCAAGGGGTTAAAAGCAAGGGGGGAAGGAGCTCAGCGGTACGAATCCTTCTAACGTCGCATGATGCACATACAAAGCCCCGGCaagcgcatacatacatacatacatacatacatacatacatacatacatacatacatacatacatacatacatacatacatacatacatacatacatacatacatacatacatacatacatacattcgtGCCAC includes the following:
- the LOC119372682 gene encoding uncharacterized protein LOC119372682, giving the protein MYRYLRTSQTVVELEVPLGRVVGGTQVYKGTFRPCSSHEDCLPNECCVYGLSRGDSCIQQSKPCPVIKVPVRPRPRFCPPYNSGGFFFNACSAPEDCPYPYLCCRLRGSYMCVPSFYDRRRRRRRRHAIAGLHYEHDDVGVSKWHATDTALSS